The Conger conger chromosome 15, fConCon1.1, whole genome shotgun sequence genome contains a region encoding:
- the sall1a gene encoding sal-like protein 1a isoform X2: MSRRKQAKPQHFQSDPHLALSEHNGDTEPGLENPPGKDADAHVCGRCCAEFFELSDLEQHQKNCTKNQLVLIVNENPVSPPETFSPGSPPNNPDEQMNGTVNNTDQEECSDLSEHNALDKEESMDMDLSGIHSSHNGGGRQSSSSSSSSSSSSSVNNNNNSSSSIRSSAGPGVGNSAVSKSLPQLGNLAELGNFSMINSNVIIENLQSTKVAVAQFSQESRSSGSNKVAVPALMEQLLALQQQQIHQLQLIEQIRHQILLLASQNPEMPVPSSSSQGTLGTSANPLTTLSSHLSQQLAAAAGLAQSLASQSASISSLKQLTAAAQLPQTNPGSSMAPPRSDSSQNMGSMVASVVNAQPSEKQPAHASSLHPHLSNTPLVKSSTPAFTIGSLLNPAVKPRLPQPPPASMFSSSLPSISTPVDDLNSLAVLAQQRKGKPPNVTSFETRSSSEEAFFKHKCRFCAKVFGSDSALQIHLRSHTGERPYKCNICGNRFSTRGNLKVHFQRHKDKYPHIQMNPYPVPEHLDNIPTSTGIPYGMSMPPEKPVTSWLDSKPVLSTLTTSVGLLLPPTMPSLPPFIKKEENHSVAITSPSSSLKSDSGAAEPSMKSNDGISEEGEGGTLPTSNGRAEESNQPAPIYTRVSSAPESFLDYASTNSPPMTTNPLMPLMSEQFKAKFPFGGLLDPMQASETSKLQQLVENIDKKVTDPNECVICHRVLSCQSALKMHYRTHTGERPFKCKVCGRAFTTKGNLKTHYSVHRAMPPLRVQHSCPICQKKFTNAVVLQQHIRMHMGGQIPNTPLPDNYPESMESDTDEMMDERNFDDIDNFSDENMDNMEDCPDGSIPDTPKSIDASQDSLCSSPMPLDMMGVAGLESQMKMAHQGIMEELHASRFKSLENGSLEGDHLTNDSSSFGGDFDIQNVGSPAMSESTSSMQAPSPIPSAHLHRKSPSIEERQQAASSEPICAGLMQSGSTGMGALDLTSCNPTKDPLTMVFPFRERGTFKNTACDICGKTFACQSALDIHYRSHTKERPFICTACNRGFSTKGNLKQHMLTHQMRDLPSQLFEPSNPSLTSSSSPSLLAVSSLSSMIKTEVNGFLHSSYQDCKEPVVSLVTNSAATSPVLSAAPPRRTPKQHYCNTCGKTFSSSSALQIHERTHTGEKPFACTICGRAFTTKGNLKVHMGTHMWNSAPARRGRRLSVDGPMAFLGTNPVKFPEIFQKDMASRAGSGDPTSFWNQYAAAFSNGLAMKTNEISVIQNGGLPPLSGSIGNGGSSPISGLTGSLERLHNSEPNAALVGLEKMANSENGNHFRFTRFIEDNKEIVTN, translated from the exons GGGACACAGAACCTGGCTTGGAAAATCCCCCCGGCAAAGACGCTGATGCTCACGTCTGTGGCAGATGCTGTGCCGAGTTCTTTGAACTATCAGATCTCGAACAACACCAGAAGAATTGCACTAAGAATCAATTAGTTCTGATAGTAAATGAAAATCCGGTCTCTCCTCCTGAAACGTTCTCACCCGGTTCCCCTCCCAATAATCCTGATGAGCAGATGAATGGCACAGTTAATAACACAGATCAAGAAGAGTGCAGTGACCTCTCGGAGCATAACGCACTTGACAAAGAAGAGTCCATGGATATGGACCTTTCCGGAATTCACAGCAGTCACAACGGTGGTGGCAGGcagagcagcagtagcagcagcagcagcagtagcagcagttccgtcaacaacaacaacaacagcagcagtagtattagGAGCAGTGCTGGTCCTGGCGTGGGAAACTCGGCCGTCTCAAAATCTCTACCTCAACTAGGTAACCTGGCTGAACTGGGAAACTTCTCAATGATTAACAGCAATGTCATCATCGAAAACCTGCAAAGCACTAAGGTGGCCGTGGCCCAATTCTCTCAAGAAAGCCGCTCCAGCGGCAGCAACAAGGTGGCGGTGCCTGCACTCATGGAGCAGCTTCTGgctctacagcagcagcagatccACCAGTTGCAGCTCATTGAACAAATCCGTCACCAGATATTACTGCTGGCCTCTCAAAACCCTGAAATGCCGGTGCCCTCCAGTTCCTCTCAAGGTACATTAGGGACATCTGCCAACCCACTGACAACTCTCAGCTCTCATCTCTCCCAGCAGCTGGCTGCGGCTGCAGGATTAGCACAGAGCCTGGCGAGTCAGTCTGCCAGTATCAGCAGCCTGAAACAACTGACTGCAGCAGCACAGCTACCTCAGACCAACCCCGGCAGCAGCATGGCACCACCGCGCAGCGATTCATCTCAGAACATGGGCTCTATGGTGGCATCGGTGGTGAACGCCCAGCCGTCTGAAAAGCAACCCGCTCATGCTAGCAGCCTGCACCCCCATCTTAGCAACACACCGCTCGTAAAATCATCCACACCGGCCTTCACAATAGGTAGCTTGTTGAACCCTGCAGTGAAACCGCGTCTACCTCAGCCCCCTCCCGCATCCATGTTCTCCAGCTCTCTTCCCAGCATCAGTACACCTGTGGACGACCTGAACTCTTTGGCTGTCCTGGCACAGCAAAGAAAAGGCAAGCCACCCAATGTTACGTCTTTTGAAACCAGGAGCAGCTCCGAAGAGGCATTCTTCAAACACAAGTGCAGGTTTTGTGCCAAAGTGTTTGGGAGTGACAGTGCCTTGCAGATCCACTTGCGATCTCACACTGGGGAGAGACCATACAAGTGTAACATCTGTGGGAACCGCTTCTCCACCCGCGGGAACCTGAAGGTCCACTTCCAGCGGCACAAAGATAAATATCCCCACATCCAAATGAATCCATATCCAGTCCCGGAGCATTTGGACAATATTCCAACTAGCACCGGCATTCCATACGGCATGTCAATGCCCCCAGAGAAGCCAGTAACTAGTTGGCTAGACAGCAAGCCAGTTCTCTCAACCTTGACCACTTCAGTTGGCCTGTTGCTCCCTCCAACAATGCCCAGCTTGCCCCCTTTCATTAAGAAAGAGGAGAATCACTCTGTTGCAATAACCAGCCCTTCCAGTTCTCTAAAAAGTGACTCAGGTGCTGCAGAGCCCTCTATGAAAAGCAACGATGGCATATCAGAAGAAGGTGAAGGTGGCACTTTGCCTACCTCAAATGGAAGAGCAGAAGAGAGCAACCAGCCGGCACCAATCTACACACGTGTTAGCTCTGCTCCTGAGAGCTTTTTAGACTATGCCTCAACCAACAGTCCCCCCATGACCACAAATCCACTTATGCCCCTAATGTCTGAGCAGTTCAAGGCTAAGTTCCCCTTCGGAGGCCTCCTCGACCCCATGCAGGCATCGGAGACCTCCAAGCTGCAGCAGCTGGTGGAGAACATTGACAAGAAGGTGACTGACCCAAATGAGTGTGTTATCTGCCACAGGGTGCTCAGTTGCCAGAGTGCCCTGAAAATGCActaccgcacacacaccggcGAGAGGCCCTTCAAGTGTAAAGTATGTGGTCGAGCATTCACTACTAAAGGGAACCTCAAAACCCACTACAGTGTCCACCGTGCCATGCCTCCATTGAGGGTCCAGCACTCCTGTCCCATCTGCCAGAAGAAGTTCACCAATGCTGTGGTCTTGCAGCAGCACATCAGGATGCACATGGGTGGGCAGatccccaacacccccctcccagaTAACTACCCGGAATCCATGGAATCTGACACGGATGAGATGATGGATGAGAGAAACTTTGATGACATTGATAACTTTTCTGACGAGAACATGGACAATATGGAGGACTGTCCTGACGGCAGCATCCCAGACACACCCAAATCTATTGATGCATCCCAGGATAGTCTCTGTTCCTCCCCCATGCCCTTGGACATGATGGGGGTGGCAGGCCTTGAGAGCCAGATGAAGATGGCCCACCAAGGGATTATGGAGGAGCTGCATGCCAGCAGGTTTAAGTCACTTGAGAATGGCTCACTAGAAGGCGATCATCTCACCAATGACTCCTCATCTTTCGGAGGGGACTTTGATATCCAAAATGTGGGAAGTCCAGCTATGTCTGAATCTACCTCTTCTATGCAGGCACCTTCCCCCATCCCAAGTGCACACCTGCACCGGAAATCCCCCAGCATTGAAGAGAGACAGCAGGCGGCTTCATCCGAGCCCATCTGTGCAGGCCTCATGCAGTCTGGTTCCACGGGCATGGGGGCCTTAGACTTGACATCTTGCAACCCGACAAAAGACCCTCTGACCATGGTCTTCCCTTTCCGTGAGCGGGGCACCTTCAAGAACACGGCATGCGATATCTGTGGCAAGACGTTCGCCTGTCAGAGTGCCTTGGACATTCATTACCGAAGCCATACCAAAGAGAGACCATTTATTTGCACTGCCTGCAACAGGGGCTTTTCCACTAAGGGTAATCTCAAGCAGCACATGCTCACCCACCAGATGCGAGACCTGCCCTCCCAGCTCTTTGAGCCATCTAATCCCAGCCTCACTTCCAGCTCGAGCCCCTCCCTCCTTGCCGTCAGTTCCCTGTCCTCCATGATCAAGACAGAGGTCAATGGCTTCTTGCACAGCTCTTACCAGGACTGCAAGGAACCTGTGGTCAGTCTGGTCACTAATTCTGCTGCCACATCTCCAGTGCTGTCTGCTGCACCACCACGCCGAACACCCAAACAGCACTACTGCAACACCTGTGGGAAGACCTTCTCGTCCTCCAGTGCCCTGCAGATCCATGAAAGGACCCACACTGGAGAAAAGCCCTTCGCTTGTACCATCTGTGGTCGGGCATTCACTACCAAAGGCAATCTCAAg gttcaCATGGGAACACACATGTGGAACAGTGCCCCAGCCAGACGGGGCCGGAGGCTCTCAGTGGATGGCCCCATGGCCTTCCTGGGAACCAATCCTGTCAAGTTCCCCGAGATCTTCCAGAAGGATATGGCATCCCGGGCTGGCAGCGGGGACCCCACCAGCTTCTGGAACCAGTACGCGGCTGCCTTCTCCAACGGCCTGGCCATGAAGACCAATGAGATCTCAGTCATTCAGAACGGGGGCCTCCCGCCTCTTTCAGGGAGCATTGGGAATGGGGGAAGTTCGCCCATCAGTGGCCTGACAGGTAGTCTTGAAAGGCTGCACAACTCAGAACCTAACGCCGCTCTGGTGGGACTGGAGAAAATGGCTAATTCAGAGAACGGGAACCACTTCCGCTTCACTCGCTTCATAGAGGACAATAAAGAGATTGTCACCAACTAG